One window of Kosmotoga arenicorallina S304 genomic DNA carries:
- a CDS encoding aldo/keto reductase, with protein MIYREMRKAKEKVSILGFGCMRFPTVDGKIDREKASEMLSYAIEHGVNYLDTAYPYHSGESEPFVGEFLKKTGYRKKIFLATKLPTWLVNTKEDMDKYLNEQLQRLQTDYIDFYLLHALDKKKWENMKRLGFDSFLNRVLSEGRVRHVGFSFHDNLEVFKEIIDSYDWDFCQIQYNYLDIEYQAGQEGLNYAAKKGIDVVVMEPLRGGKLANNVPKEALKLLSPSGRTPAYWALRWVWNHPEVSLLLSGMSTLEQVIENIKAADDGKENSLKKAEIEIIDRVRKIFLDRIKINCTACEYCLPCPNGVNIPYAFQQYNNAFMFDDLKGAKWAYMNFSKPEQRASNCIECGSCEPKCPQNLPIISLLKKVAETLETD; from the coding sequence ATGATTTACAGAGAAATGCGCAAAGCTAAAGAAAAGGTTTCCATACTGGGTTTTGGATGTATGCGGTTCCCTACTGTTGATGGAAAAATCGACAGGGAAAAGGCTTCAGAAATGCTTTCATATGCCATTGAGCATGGTGTTAATTATCTCGACACAGCTTATCCTTACCATAGCGGGGAAAGCGAACCCTTTGTTGGGGAATTCCTGAAAAAGACAGGATACCGAAAGAAGATATTTCTGGCAACAAAGCTCCCAACCTGGCTTGTAAACACAAAGGAAGATATGGATAAATACCTGAATGAACAGCTTCAAAGGCTGCAAACAGATTATATAGATTTTTATCTATTACACGCTTTAGACAAAAAGAAATGGGAAAACATGAAAAGGTTAGGATTTGATAGTTTTCTAAATAGGGTACTTTCTGAGGGAAGAGTAAGGCATGTGGGATTTTCCTTTCATGACAATTTAGAGGTCTTCAAAGAGATAATTGACAGCTATGATTGGGATTTCTGCCAGATTCAATACAATTATCTTGATATAGAATATCAAGCGGGTCAAGAAGGCTTGAATTACGCTGCAAAGAAGGGCATCGATGTGGTGGTCATGGAACCCCTGAGAGGTGGAAAACTCGCGAATAATGTACCCAAAGAAGCATTGAAGTTGTTAAGTCCTTCGGGAAGGACACCAGCATATTGGGCACTCAGATGGGTATGGAACCATCCCGAAGTTTCTTTGCTCCTCAGCGGAATGTCAACTCTGGAACAAGTTATAGAGAACATCAAAGCAGCAGATGATGGGAAAGAAAATTCCTTAAAAAAGGCAGAGATAGAAATAATTGACAGAGTCAGAAAGATCTTTCTGGACAGGATCAAGATTAATTGTACCGCCTGTGAATACTGCCTCCCGTGCCCTAATGGCGTAAATATTCCCTATGCCTTTCAGCAATACAACAACGCTTTTATGTTTGATGATCTAAAAGGGGCTAAGTGGGCTTATATGAACTTTTCAAAGCCCGAGCAGAGGGCTTCAAATTGTATCGAGTGCGGTAGCTGTGAGCCAAAATGCCCACAGAATCTCCCTATTATCTCATTGCTAAAAAAAGTAGCCGAAACTCTTGAAACTGATTGA
- a CDS encoding sensor domain-containing diguanylate cyclase has product MKEKAERLHDIALQMEKCKTEEEVYDLIVNAARNILSFDVYSLDILEGEELVVKRKSPEINCPLRTPKDEGIAGKTLLTGKTIVIDDIKSAPEARPVNPRIRSAISVPIGEYGIFQTISYEVKAFTEYDVKMAELLSLHAAEAIRRIRVQKRERYLAFHDSLTGLYNRAFLEEELNRLDTERNLPISIVFIDVNMLKIVNDTYGHFVGDDYLKEIAKAIQKSCRHEDLVVRWGGDEFVILLIKTEREKAKEIVKRIEIKLAKINHFPVQVSVAAGTATKTLPGEDIHQVLREAEKNMYENKRLFKIQSQKAKTSDEA; this is encoded by the coding sequence TTGAAAGAAAAAGCAGAAAGGCTTCATGATATTGCCTTGCAAATGGAGAAGTGTAAAACGGAGGAAGAAGTTTATGACCTTATTGTCAACGCAGCAAGAAACATACTCAGTTTTGATGTTTACAGCTTGGATATTTTAGAAGGCGAAGAATTAGTGGTAAAGAGAAAATCCCCGGAAATAAACTGCCCCTTGCGAACCCCCAAAGATGAAGGAATAGCGGGCAAAACTCTTTTAACAGGCAAAACTATCGTAATAGATGATATCAAAAGCGCTCCTGAAGCCCGACCTGTAAACCCAAGAATAAGATCAGCAATAAGTGTTCCAATTGGTGAATATGGGATTTTTCAAACTATCTCGTATGAAGTGAAGGCATTTACAGAGTACGATGTAAAAATGGCTGAATTATTGTCACTGCACGCGGCAGAGGCGATACGCAGGATAAGGGTTCAAAAAAGAGAGCGCTACCTTGCTTTTCATGATAGCCTTACAGGACTTTACAACCGCGCCTTTCTTGAGGAAGAGCTCAATAGACTCGATACGGAAAGAAATTTGCCCATAAGCATAGTGTTTATAGATGTGAATATGCTTAAAATAGTAAATGATACATATGGGCATTTTGTAGGTGATGATTATTTGAAGGAAATAGCAAAGGCCATTCAAAAATCCTGTCGACATGAGGACCTCGTAGTTCGCTGGGGCGGGGACGAATTTGTAATTTTACTCATTAAAACAGAACGGGAAAAAGCAAAAGAAATTGTTAAGAGAATAGAGATAAAATTGGCAAAGATCAATCATTTCCCTGTTCAGGTATCTGTAGCAGCGGGTACCGCAACAAAAACGCTTCCCGGTGAAGATATCCATCAGGTGCTTAGGGAAGCAGAAAAAAACATGTATGAAAATAAAAGACTTTTCAAGATTCAGTCACAGAAAGCAAAAACCTCAGATGAAGCTTAA
- a CDS encoding DEAD/DEAH box helicase: MNKNFTEMGLSPKTLKAIEKMGFTTPTPIQSSAIPAILKGKDIIGQAHTGTGKTATFTIPMLEQLDFSSRHVQALVLCPTRELAVQVTREINSLGINRSELSAVTVYGGQPIERQIRALRKGVQIVVGTPGRLMDHMRRGTLKLDKVRYVVLDEADEMLNMGFLEDIEYILSEINTDRQTVLFSATMPKPIVALARKFQRDPELIRVVERVLTVPTIEQYYLEVKESSKTNVLSRLIDYYNPELSLVFCNTKKKVDELVVKLQEIDYSADGLHGDMSQSLRDRVMKSFRNGLIKILVATDVAARGIDVDNIDAVFNYDVPDDEEYYVHRIGRTGRAGKKGMAFSFAYGRSLHRLREIERYTKIKINKMNIPSTKDIKARKAEAFIEEVSSILEQGNLGDYVPAVEKLIERGYTSMEIAAALIKLNFSRNNIKQDLESPQDRKMIKLVVNAGKKHNIRARDLVGAITGEAGIPGDRIGAIKLLDKRSYVEVERKYADLVIESLNHSKVKGNRVSVQRAS, translated from the coding sequence ATGAACAAAAATTTTACTGAAATGGGGTTATCCCCCAAAACGCTTAAAGCAATTGAAAAAATGGGCTTCACCACACCTACTCCGATACAGTCCTCAGCGATTCCCGCGATTCTCAAAGGTAAAGACATCATTGGCCAGGCACACACAGGAACAGGAAAAACAGCAACCTTCACCATTCCCATGCTCGAACAGTTGGATTTCTCATCCAGACATGTGCAGGCACTTGTTTTGTGCCCAACCAGGGAATTGGCAGTTCAGGTTACCAGAGAAATAAACTCCCTTGGAATCAATCGAAGTGAGCTTAGCGCAGTAACGGTATATGGAGGGCAACCAATCGAACGGCAAATTAGGGCTTTGAGAAAGGGAGTTCAAATCGTTGTTGGAACCCCCGGAAGGCTTATGGATCACATGCGCCGTGGAACCCTCAAACTGGACAAGGTTAGGTATGTAGTGCTGGACGAAGCAGACGAAATGCTAAACATGGGATTTCTTGAAGACATTGAATACATTTTGAGCGAGATAAATACGGACAGACAGACTGTTCTTTTCTCTGCGACAATGCCTAAACCAATTGTGGCTTTGGCAAGAAAATTTCAAAGAGATCCTGAGCTCATAAGAGTGGTTGAAAGGGTTTTAACCGTTCCCACCATTGAGCAATATTACCTTGAAGTCAAAGAATCCAGTAAGACAAATGTACTTTCACGTCTTATCGATTACTACAATCCGGAGCTTTCCCTTGTTTTCTGTAACACTAAAAAGAAAGTCGATGAGCTTGTCGTAAAACTCCAGGAAATAGATTATTCAGCTGATGGACTCCATGGGGATATGAGCCAATCCCTCAGAGATAGGGTGATGAAAAGCTTCAGGAATGGATTGATCAAGATTCTCGTTGCTACCGATGTTGCGGCACGTGGCATCGATGTGGACAATATAGACGCAGTGTTCAATTACGATGTTCCAGATGATGAAGAATATTACGTACACAGGATTGGCAGAACAGGCAGGGCAGGGAAAAAGGGCATGGCTTTTAGCTTTGCATATGGAAGATCACTTCATAGGTTAAGGGAAATAGAACGTTACACAAAAATCAAAATCAACAAAATGAATATTCCAAGCACAAAAGATATTAAGGCCAGAAAGGCTGAAGCCTTCATCGAAGAGGTTAGCAGCATCCTGGAACAGGGAAATCTGGGTGATTATGTTCCCGCTGTTGAAAAACTAATCGAACGAGGATATACCTCAATGGAAATAGCAGCTGCACTTATAAAGCTGAACTTTTCCCGGAACAATATCAAGCAAGATCTGGAGTCTCCTCAGGATCGTAAAATGATAAAACTCGTTGTAAATGCCGGTAAAAAGCACAATATAAGAGCCAGAGACCTTGTCGGGGCTATTACCGGAGAGGCGGGTATTCCTGGAGATAGAATCGGTGCTATCAAGCTTCTGGATAAACGTAGCTACGTGGAAGTTGAACGGAAATATGCTGATCTTGTTATTGAGTCCTTGAACCACAGTAAGGTCAAAGGAAACAGGGTTTCTGTTCAAAGGGCAAGTTAA